A genomic window from Ideonella sp. WA131b includes:
- the ruvB gene encoding Holliday junction branch migration DNA helicase RuvB — protein MGIQTDNFAAPPPPRVLSAAPANPNEEALERALRPKGLSDYVGQAKAREQLQIFIGAARQRAEALDHVLLFGPPGLGKTTLSHIIAAELGVNLRQTSGPVLEKPKDLAAILTNLEKNDVLFIDEIHRLSPVVEEILYPALEDYQIDIMIGEGPAARSIKLDLQPFTLVGATTRAGMLTNPLRDRFGIVARLEFYTAEELTRIVTRSAGLLNAPIDDAGAREIARRSRGTPRIANRLLRRVRDYAQVKADGHIAQAVADAALAMLDVDPLGFDVMDRKLLEAVVHRFGGGPVGLENVAAAIGEEAGTIEDVIEPYLIQQGYLQRTPRGRVATAAAWKHLGLAPPSSGGDLFGGA, from the coding sequence ATGGGCATCCAGACCGACAACTTCGCAGCGCCGCCGCCGCCCCGGGTGCTGAGCGCTGCCCCGGCCAACCCGAACGAAGAAGCGCTGGAGCGCGCGCTGCGCCCCAAGGGCCTGTCGGACTATGTCGGCCAGGCCAAGGCCCGCGAGCAGCTGCAGATCTTCATCGGCGCCGCGCGCCAGCGCGCCGAGGCGCTCGACCACGTGCTGCTGTTCGGCCCCCCGGGCCTGGGCAAGACGACGCTGAGCCACATCATCGCCGCCGAGCTGGGCGTGAACCTGCGCCAGACCTCCGGCCCGGTGCTCGAAAAGCCCAAGGACCTGGCGGCCATCCTCACCAACCTCGAGAAAAACGACGTGCTCTTCATCGACGAGATCCACCGGCTGAGCCCGGTCGTCGAGGAGATCCTGTACCCCGCGCTCGAGGACTACCAGATCGACATCATGATTGGCGAGGGCCCGGCCGCGCGCTCGATCAAGCTCGACCTGCAGCCCTTCACGCTGGTGGGTGCCACCACGCGCGCCGGCATGCTGACGAACCCGCTGCGCGACCGCTTCGGCATCGTGGCGCGCCTGGAGTTCTACACGGCCGAGGAGCTCACGCGCATCGTCACGCGCTCGGCCGGGCTGCTCAACGCGCCCATCGACGATGCCGGTGCGCGCGAGATCGCGCGCCGCAGCCGCGGCACGCCGCGCATCGCCAACCGGCTGCTGCGCCGCGTGCGCGACTACGCGCAGGTCAAGGCCGACGGCCACATTGCGCAGGCGGTGGCCGACGCCGCACTGGCCATGCTCGACGTTGACCCGCTGGGCTTCGACGTCATGGACCGCAAGCTGCTGGAGGCCGTGGTGCACCGCTTCGGCGGCGGCCCGGTGGGCCTGGAAAACGTGGCCGCGGCCATCGGCGAGGAAGCCGGCACCATCGAGGACGTGATCGAGCCCTACCTCATCCAGCAGGGCTACCTGCAGCGCACGCCGCGCGGCCGCGTGGCCACCGCCGCGGCCTGGAAGCACCTGGGCCTGGCGCCTCCGAGCTCAGGCGGTGATCTCTTCGGCGGGGCCTGA
- the ruvA gene encoding Holliday junction branch migration protein RuvA: MIGRLTGRLAAKTPPQVLLDVGGVGYELDVPMSTFFNLPALGEPAQLLTHLVVREDAQLLYGFLTEGERGTFRELVKISGVGPRTALAILSGLSVTELSLAVSRQDTARLVKVPGIGKKTAERLLLELKGKLGAELALTAGATPLSDAQADIAQALQSLGYNEREAQAAIKALPADVGVSDGIKQALKALNR; this comes from the coding sequence GTGATCGGCCGCCTGACCGGCCGCCTGGCGGCGAAGACCCCGCCGCAGGTGCTGCTCGACGTGGGCGGCGTCGGCTACGAGCTCGACGTGCCCATGAGCACCTTCTTCAACCTGCCGGCGCTCGGCGAGCCGGCGCAGCTGCTGACCCATCTGGTGGTGCGCGAGGACGCGCAGCTGCTCTACGGCTTCCTCACCGAGGGAGAGCGCGGGACCTTCCGCGAGCTCGTCAAGATCAGCGGCGTGGGCCCGCGCACGGCGCTGGCCATCCTGTCGGGCCTGAGCGTGACCGAGCTGTCGCTGGCGGTGAGCCGCCAGGACACCGCCCGCCTCGTCAAGGTGCCGGGCATCGGCAAGAAGACGGCCGAGCGGCTGCTGCTGGAGCTCAAGGGCAAGCTGGGCGCCGAACTCGCCCTGACGGCCGGCGCCACGCCCCTCAGTGACGCGCAGGCTGACATTGCGCAGGCGCTGCAGTCGCTGGGCTACAACGAGCGCGAGGCGCAGGCCGCGATCAAGGCACTGCCGGCCGACGTGGGCGTTTCCGACGGCATCAAGCAAGCCCTGAAGGCGCTGAACCGGTAG
- a CDS encoding TlpA family protein disulfide reductase: MNESHPLLPRRALLAVTAWLLGGLAGCAGRDPAPRFGYTLLDGTKAHTDGLRGKVVLVNFWATSCVTCVKEMPALVAAHERFKARGYETLAVAMSYDPPAYVANFAETRRLPFGIVIDNTGAIARAFDDTKITPTTFLLDKRGLIVKRYVGEPDFGELDGLVDKLLAEA; this comes from the coding sequence ATGAACGAGTCGCACCCTCTTCTGCCGCGCCGGGCCCTCCTGGCCGTCACCGCGTGGCTGCTCGGCGGCCTGGCCGGCTGCGCCGGCCGCGATCCCGCGCCCCGCTTCGGCTACACCCTCCTGGACGGCACGAAGGCCCACACCGATGGCCTGCGCGGCAAGGTGGTGCTCGTCAACTTCTGGGCCACCAGCTGTGTCACCTGCGTCAAGGAAATGCCGGCTCTGGTGGCCGCGCACGAGCGCTTCAAGGCCCGCGGCTACGAGACGCTGGCGGTGGCGATGAGCTACGACCCGCCGGCCTACGTGGCCAACTTCGCCGAGACGCGTCGGCTGCCCTTCGGCATCGTCATCGACAACACCGGCGCCATCGCGCGCGCTTTCGACGACACGAAGATCACGCCCACGACCTTCCTGCTCGACAAACGCGGCCTCATCGTCAAGCGCTACGTCGGCGAGCCCGACTTCGGCGAGCTCGACGGGCTGGTCGACAAACTGCTGGCCGAAGCGTGA
- a CDS encoding CoA transferase: protein MNRMDASTLPASGALDGVRVLDLSRVLAGPWCTQTLADLGADVIKVERPPADGQRGGDDTRGWGPPFLPDDAGHDTDDAAYFLGANRNKRSITIDLARPEGQALVRRLLARCDVLVENFKVGDMARHGLDAGTLMHEFPRLVYCSITGFGQTGPYRERAGYDYAIQGLGGLMSVTGERDDRPGGGPQKVGVAVVDLFTGLYATVAILAALRHRDATGQGQVVDMALLDSQVAMLANLGANYLVTHKPPQRAGNAHQNIVPYQVFEVADGHLILAVGNDGQFERFCRVAGCAPLARDERFITNAARVRHRAVLVALLEPLLKLRTRDDWLTALEAAKVPAGPINDLAQVFADPQVRARDMTVTVPHPRNSHLELVASPIKLSATPTQVRRAPPLLGQHTDEVLDDLGIDTETRAAWRRAGVIGPA, encoded by the coding sequence ATGAACCGCATGGATGCATCGACACTGCCCGCCTCTGGCGCGCTCGACGGCGTGCGTGTGCTCGACCTGTCGCGGGTGCTCGCCGGTCCCTGGTGCACGCAGACGCTGGCCGACCTCGGCGCCGACGTCATCAAGGTCGAGCGGCCACCGGCCGATGGCCAGCGCGGCGGCGACGACACCCGGGGCTGGGGCCCGCCCTTTCTGCCCGACGACGCCGGCCACGACACCGATGACGCGGCCTACTTTCTGGGTGCCAACCGCAACAAGCGCTCCATCACGATCGACCTCGCGCGGCCCGAGGGGCAGGCCCTGGTGCGGCGGCTGCTGGCGCGCTGCGACGTGCTGGTGGAGAACTTCAAGGTCGGCGACATGGCGCGCCACGGCCTCGACGCGGGCACGCTGATGCACGAGTTCCCGCGCCTCGTGTACTGCTCGATCACCGGCTTCGGCCAGACCGGCCCGTACCGCGAGCGCGCCGGCTACGACTATGCAATCCAGGGCCTGGGCGGGCTCATGAGCGTGACCGGCGAGCGCGACGACCGCCCCGGCGGCGGGCCGCAGAAGGTCGGCGTGGCGGTGGTCGACCTCTTCACCGGCCTGTACGCCACGGTGGCCATCCTGGCCGCCCTGCGCCACCGCGACGCCACCGGGCAAGGCCAGGTGGTCGACATGGCGCTGCTCGACAGCCAGGTCGCGATGCTGGCCAACCTGGGCGCCAACTACCTCGTCACGCACAAGCCGCCGCAGCGTGCGGGCAACGCCCACCAGAACATCGTGCCCTATCAGGTCTTCGAGGTCGCCGACGGGCACCTCATCCTGGCCGTGGGCAACGACGGCCAGTTCGAGCGCTTCTGCCGCGTCGCCGGCTGCGCGCCACTGGCCCGCGACGAGCGCTTCATCACCAACGCCGCGCGCGTGCGCCACCGCGCAGTCCTGGTGGCGCTGCTGGAGCCGCTGCTGAAGCTGCGCACGCGCGACGACTGGCTGACGGCCCTGGAAGCGGCCAAGGTACCGGCCGGGCCGATCAACGATCTCGCCCAGGTCTTCGCCGACCCGCAAGTGCGGGCCCGCGACATGACCGTGACGGTGCCGCACCCACGCAACAGCCACCTGGAACTGGTGGCCAGCCCGATCAAGCTGTCGGCGACGCCGACGCAGGTGCGCCGCGCACCGCCCCTTCTGGGCCAACACACCGACGAGGTGCTCGACGATCTCGGCATCGATACCGAGACCCGCGCTGCCTGGCGACGGGCAGGGGTGATCGGCCCGGCGTAA
- a CDS encoding MFS transporter → MTESQGHPRPKAVWIFGAFAFAYFLSALLRAVTATLAPVFSAELGLGAADLGLLAGAYFLGFASLQLPLGQALDRFGPRRTLLLLLALAVLGCSLFAMAATLGGLIAARALIGAGVAACLMAPLTLFRRLFSPATQLRAHSWLLMTGSLGMLASTLPVQWLLPALGWRGLFWAVAALLALGILALALAVPRDSPPAAPATTGPGYGAIVRHPLFVAMAPLAFWLYGGMIAVQALWAGPWLTRVAGWSAGQAAEGLFLINLAMLCTFAAWGALMPRLVQGGWTAPRIMRRGIPVALALLLLNILLGPAAGAAHWSVWCMACTAVSVSQPAVGAAFPAAQAGRALSAFNLVIFSGVFTVQWGVGLAVDALQARGLTEVAAFRGAMAALLACCMLAYAWFVRGMRRIDAAADNDR, encoded by the coding sequence TTGACGGAGTCGCAAGGCCATCCGCGGCCGAAGGCCGTCTGGATCTTCGGGGCCTTCGCGTTCGCCTACTTCCTGTCGGCACTGCTGCGTGCCGTGACGGCGACGCTGGCGCCGGTATTCAGCGCGGAGCTCGGGCTGGGCGCGGCCGATCTGGGCTTGCTCGCTGGCGCGTACTTCCTCGGCTTTGCCAGCCTTCAGCTGCCGCTCGGGCAGGCGCTCGACCGATTCGGCCCACGGCGCACGCTGCTTCTGCTGCTGGCGCTGGCCGTGCTGGGGTGCAGCCTGTTTGCAATGGCCGCTACCCTGGGCGGGCTGATTGCGGCGCGGGCGCTGATCGGGGCGGGTGTGGCCGCCTGCCTGATGGCGCCGCTGACGCTGTTCCGGCGCCTGTTTTCGCCGGCGACCCAGCTGCGTGCGCACTCGTGGCTGCTGATGACGGGATCGCTGGGCATGCTGGCCTCGACGCTGCCGGTGCAGTGGCTGCTGCCGGCATTGGGCTGGCGCGGCTTGTTCTGGGCCGTGGCGGCGTTGCTGGCCTTGGGCATCCTGGCCCTGGCCCTGGCCGTACCGCGCGATTCGCCGCCGGCTGCACCCGCCACCACCGGACCAGGCTACGGGGCCATCGTGCGCCACCCGCTGTTCGTGGCCATGGCGCCGCTGGCGTTCTGGCTCTATGGCGGGATGATCGCCGTGCAGGCCCTGTGGGCGGGCCCCTGGCTCACGCGCGTGGCCGGCTGGTCGGCAGGTCAGGCAGCCGAGGGCTTGTTCCTCATCAACCTGGCGATGTTGTGCACTTTCGCTGCCTGGGGCGCGCTGATGCCGCGTCTGGTGCAGGGCGGCTGGACGGCGCCGCGGATCATGCGCCGGGGCATTCCAGTGGCCCTGGCCCTGCTGCTGCTGAACATCCTGCTCGGCCCGGCGGCCGGCGCGGCGCACTGGTCGGTCTGGTGCATGGCCTGTACGGCCGTGTCGGTGAGTCAGCCCGCCGTCGGGGCGGCCTTTCCGGCCGCCCAGGCAGGGCGTGCGTTGTCGGCCTTCAACCTCGTCATCTTCAGCGGCGTGTTCACGGTGCAATGGGGCGTGGGCCTTGCCGTCGATGCGCTGCAAGCCCGGGGCCTGACCGAGGTGGCGGCCTTCCGCGGCGCGATGGCCGCGCTGCTGGCCTGCTGCATGCTGGCTTACGCGTGGTTCGTGCGAGGCATGCGGCGCATCGACGCGGCTGCGGATAATGACCGTTGA
- a CDS encoding PTS fructose transporter subunit IIA: MAKIIIVAHTPLASSLQSVAAHVYPEAGGRLVAVDVAPGAGLEAVEAQVRDALAPVLAAGEEALVLVDVFGATPSNAALAAVEGARARVVAGVNVPMLWRSLCYASLPLEELVGRAVAGATQGVMHVAVSRRQNQGPAPAAHDPVQHHHQQ; encoded by the coding sequence ATGGCCAAGATCATCATCGTCGCCCACACGCCCCTGGCCAGTTCGCTGCAGTCGGTGGCCGCGCATGTGTACCCGGAGGCCGGCGGCCGCCTGGTGGCGGTGGACGTGGCCCCGGGCGCCGGCCTGGAGGCCGTGGAAGCCCAGGTGCGGGATGCGCTGGCGCCGGTGCTGGCCGCGGGCGAGGAGGCTCTGGTGCTCGTCGACGTTTTCGGCGCCACGCCCAGCAACGCCGCGCTGGCTGCGGTCGAGGGCGCGCGGGCGCGCGTGGTGGCAGGGGTCAACGTGCCCATGCTGTGGCGCTCGTTGTGTTACGCCAGCCTGCCGCTGGAGGAGCTGGTCGGCCGCGCCGTGGCCGGTGCCACCCAGGGTGTCATGCACGTCGCGGTGTCGCGGCGCCAGAACCAGGGCCCTGCGCCCGCCGCCCATGATCCAGTCCAGCATCACCATCAGCAATAA
- a CDS encoding HPr family phosphocarrier protein, with product MIQSSITISNKLGLHARASAKLTKLAGSYRSEIHLSRNGRRVNAKSIMGVMMLAAGLGASIEIEADGPDEAEAMDALRLLIDSRFGEGE from the coding sequence ATGATCCAGTCCAGCATCACCATCAGCAATAAGCTCGGGCTGCATGCTCGCGCCTCGGCAAAGCTCACCAAGCTGGCCGGCAGCTACCGCAGCGAGATCCACCTTTCCCGCAACGGCCGACGCGTCAACGCCAAAAGCATCATGGGCGTCATGATGCTGGCGGCTGGCCTGGGCGCGAGCATCGAGATCGAGGCTGACGGCCCCGACGAGGCCGAGGCCATGGACGCGCTTCGATTGTTGATCGACAGCCGCTTCGGCGAAGGCGAGTGA
- the ptsP gene encoding phosphoenolpyruvate--protein phosphotransferase, translating into MSIQIFGIPISRGVAIGRAVLVASSRVDVAHYFVPAGRVEHEIGRLRDARNAIAHEIEGLKADLPAEAPAELAALLDVHLMLLHDDTLSEATKLWIEQRHYNAEWALSAQLEVLARQFDEMEDEYLRERKADIEQVVERLLRQMAAAARGSAEPAPTLVNPRDIAGADPLVLVAGDVAPADMLHFKRSVFTGFVTDVGGRTSHTAIVARSMDIPAVVGAREASRLIRQDDWVVIDGDAGVVIVDPSPIVLEEYRFRQRQSELERARLDRLRHTPAVTLDGQAVELLANIELPGDAAAALDAGAGGVGLFRSEFLFLNRGGDLPGEDEQYEAYRDAVLAMRGLPVTIRTVDIGADKPLERMSAQELRHEHGLNPALGLRAIRWSLAEPGMFRQQLRAILRASAHGKVRILIPMVAHLDEVWQVMELMARVRAQLDDAGEPYSPVELGAMIEVPAAALLIDRFLRHFDFVSIGTNDLIQYTLAIDRADEAVSHLYDPWHPAVLALLERTIRAAREAHKPVCVCGEMAGDVGFCELLLAMGLRSFSMHPARIAAVKQRVLRADTRALSARLRDVLDSDAPAAVWGQLHRTGSG; encoded by the coding sequence ATGAGCATCCAGATCTTCGGGATTCCGATTTCGCGCGGAGTGGCCATCGGACGCGCGGTGCTGGTGGCGTCCAGTCGCGTCGACGTCGCGCACTACTTCGTGCCCGCCGGGCGGGTCGAGCACGAAATCGGCCGGCTGCGCGACGCGCGCAACGCCATCGCCCACGAAATCGAGGGGCTGAAAGCCGACCTGCCCGCCGAGGCGCCGGCGGAGCTGGCGGCGCTGCTGGACGTGCACCTGATGCTGCTGCACGACGACACCCTCAGCGAGGCCACCAAGCTTTGGATCGAGCAGCGGCACTACAACGCCGAATGGGCCCTGTCGGCGCAGCTTGAGGTGCTGGCGCGCCAGTTCGACGAGATGGAAGACGAATACCTGCGCGAGCGCAAGGCCGACATCGAGCAGGTGGTGGAGCGGCTCTTGCGCCAGATGGCTGCCGCCGCCCGCGGCAGCGCAGAGCCGGCACCGACCTTGGTGAACCCGCGCGACATCGCGGGCGCGGACCCGCTGGTGCTGGTGGCCGGCGACGTCGCTCCCGCCGACATGCTGCACTTCAAGCGCAGCGTGTTCACCGGATTCGTCACCGATGTCGGCGGACGCACCTCGCACACGGCCATCGTGGCGCGCAGCATGGACATCCCGGCCGTGGTCGGCGCGCGCGAGGCGAGCCGGCTGATCCGCCAGGACGACTGGGTCGTGATCGACGGCGATGCCGGTGTCGTCATCGTGGACCCCTCGCCCATCGTGCTCGAGGAATACCGCTTCCGGCAGCGTCAGAGCGAACTGGAGCGGGCCCGCCTCGACCGCCTCCGCCACACCCCTGCCGTGACCCTGGACGGGCAGGCCGTGGAGCTGCTGGCCAACATCGAGCTGCCGGGCGACGCGGCTGCGGCGCTGGACGCCGGGGCGGGCGGCGTGGGACTGTTCCGAAGCGAGTTCCTGTTCCTCAACCGCGGAGGCGACCTGCCGGGCGAGGATGAGCAGTACGAGGCCTACCGCGACGCGGTGCTGGCGATGCGGGGGCTTCCGGTGACGATCCGCACCGTCGACATCGGTGCCGACAAGCCGCTGGAGCGCATGAGCGCCCAGGAGCTGCGCCACGAGCATGGCCTGAACCCCGCGCTCGGGCTGCGCGCCATCCGTTGGAGCCTGGCCGAGCCAGGCATGTTCCGCCAGCAGCTGCGCGCCATCCTGCGTGCCAGCGCACATGGCAAGGTGCGCATCCTGATCCCGATGGTGGCGCATCTCGACGAAGTCTGGCAGGTGATGGAGTTGATGGCGCGCGTGCGCGCGCAACTTGACGACGCGGGCGAGCCATACAGCCCAGTCGAGCTGGGAGCGATGATCGAGGTGCCGGCAGCCGCATTGCTGATCGACCGCTTCCTGCGTCATTTCGATTTCGTGTCGATCGGCACCAACGACCTCATCCAGTACACCTTGGCGATCGACCGCGCCGACGAGGCGGTGTCGCATCTCTATGACCCCTGGCATCCGGCCGTGCTGGCGCTGCTGGAGCGCACCATTCGCGCTGCCCGGGAGGCGCACAAGCCGGTGTGCGTGTGCGGCGAGATGGCCGGCGATGTCGGCTTCTGCGAACTGCTGCTGGCCATGGGGTTGCGCAGCTTCTCGATGCACCCGGCCCGCATCGCGGCGGTGAAGCAGCGTGTGCTGCGCGCGGACACCCGGGCGCTGTCGGCGCGACTGCGCGACGTGCTCGACAGCGACGCGCCCGCCGCCGTCTGGGGTCAGCTGCACCGCACGGGGAGCGGCTGA
- a CDS encoding DUF1631 family protein, giving the protein MAVAASPDSLAGQARRIYTEKLVKGLTQVVKSTLDQARGLLDKPTEHVTMMRRRELLQALNKGAQGWHHCMVAGLRRVLTQGSIATRSNDLPPPGSRLALTLVPDDTIELEIVTSRLALAVMDRASWEFADLRSRMAHLEGRTELEPHDMLRAHMLARIVFDAWRGAGLDLEGWRELQGTLHDEVAALVEEAYHETNRWLVEHKVLPEVDLRPFIRRSRSHPGAQLGGGWGDSFADDGDGSVPPGLQAEYASSAGFPAPERAPGDWADSGGGRAGDDGAMVTRAAPLARSREHAETLLGRLNRLVSRQVTEFAPNSLGAGLDRPASAMSPGLAQAMDSAERGIHQRVWPATQQGVPVATTPLLLDELQRRKQALKIAADTPEERATIEIVALLFQSILAEDRIPPAIRVWFARLQMPVLRVAVIEPDFFAAIDHPARRLIDRMGACVMGFDSAAGVNESLEREIKRIVQVVEAYPDTGRRVFQTVLVEFEKFLEHYFKNENELTKRGVSLAQQVEQRETLAIQYTIELRRMLNEVPVQDGVRQFLFQVWADVLATSGMRHGAQGEQTKAMKRAAADLIWSASAKVTREERADVIRRLPLLLKSLREGMAAAGLDQAGQDEQIQLLNNSLAAAFTAKAAAISDDRLRDLMDQLETLEELLPDATHVDIDESMVLDLSGHQISGLEVVLDGGSPPTPAMVAWARELQVGSWYLFDRGGHTETVQLSWHGLRKQLSLFVTPKGRCVLFQQHRLASYLQGGLIVPAQDESLTVRATRSALANLDFDASRLMS; this is encoded by the coding sequence ATGGCAGTAGCCGCCTCGCCCGACTCGCTGGCCGGCCAGGCGCGGCGGATCTATACCGAAAAGTTGGTCAAGGGTCTGACGCAGGTGGTGAAGTCCACGCTCGACCAGGCGCGCGGGCTGCTGGACAAGCCGACAGAGCATGTCACGATGATGCGGCGGCGTGAGCTGCTGCAAGCGCTCAACAAGGGCGCGCAGGGCTGGCACCACTGCATGGTCGCGGGGCTTCGGCGCGTGCTCACGCAAGGCTCCATTGCCACACGCTCCAACGACCTGCCGCCCCCTGGCAGCCGTCTGGCACTGACGTTGGTGCCCGACGACACCATCGAGCTCGAGATCGTCACCTCGCGGTTGGCGCTGGCGGTGATGGACCGCGCAAGCTGGGAGTTTGCAGATCTGCGCTCCCGGATGGCCCATCTGGAAGGCCGCACCGAGCTGGAACCGCACGACATGCTGCGCGCGCATATGCTGGCGCGCATCGTCTTCGACGCTTGGCGTGGCGCCGGCCTCGATCTGGAGGGCTGGCGCGAGTTGCAGGGCACGCTGCACGACGAAGTCGCCGCGCTGGTGGAGGAGGCTTACCACGAGACCAACCGGTGGCTGGTCGAGCACAAAGTTCTGCCCGAGGTGGATCTGCGCCCCTTCATCCGCCGTTCGCGCAGCCACCCGGGCGCCCAGCTGGGCGGCGGCTGGGGCGACAGCTTCGCCGACGACGGCGATGGCAGTGTGCCCCCGGGGTTGCAGGCCGAGTACGCCAGTTCAGCTGGCTTCCCTGCACCGGAACGCGCTCCAGGCGATTGGGCGGACAGCGGCGGCGGCCGGGCCGGAGACGACGGGGCCATGGTGACGCGCGCCGCGCCTTTGGCACGCAGCCGGGAACACGCCGAGACCTTGCTCGGCCGACTGAACCGCCTGGTTTCCCGGCAGGTCACGGAGTTCGCCCCTAACTCGCTCGGCGCCGGTCTGGATCGGCCGGCTTCGGCGATGTCTCCCGGCTTGGCGCAGGCCATGGACTCGGCCGAGAGGGGCATCCACCAGCGCGTCTGGCCCGCGACGCAGCAGGGCGTTCCGGTGGCCACAACGCCGTTGCTGCTGGACGAGCTGCAACGCCGGAAGCAGGCTCTGAAGATTGCCGCAGACACACCCGAGGAACGCGCCACCATCGAGATCGTGGCGCTGCTTTTCCAGAGCATCCTCGCCGAGGACCGCATTCCTCCGGCCATCCGCGTCTGGTTTGCCCGGCTGCAGATGCCGGTGCTCCGAGTGGCCGTCATCGAACCTGACTTCTTCGCCGCCATCGACCACCCGGCGCGACGCCTGATAGACCGCATGGGCGCTTGTGTGATGGGCTTCGACAGTGCCGCTGGCGTGAACGAGTCGCTGGAGCGCGAGATCAAGCGAATCGTGCAAGTCGTCGAGGCGTACCCAGACACGGGGCGCCGGGTGTTCCAGACAGTGCTGGTCGAGTTCGAGAAGTTTCTTGAACACTACTTCAAGAACGAAAACGAGCTGACGAAACGCGGCGTATCGCTGGCTCAGCAGGTCGAGCAGCGCGAGACGTTGGCCATCCAGTACACCATCGAGCTGCGCCGCATGCTCAACGAAGTACCGGTGCAGGATGGCGTGCGCCAGTTCCTGTTTCAGGTCTGGGCCGACGTGCTGGCCACCTCCGGCATGCGGCATGGCGCGCAGGGCGAGCAGACGAAAGCCATGAAGCGCGCAGCGGCCGACCTCATCTGGAGCGCCAGTGCCAAGGTCACACGCGAGGAGCGCGCCGACGTCATCCGTCGCTTGCCCTTGCTTCTGAAGAGCCTGCGCGAGGGGATGGCAGCCGCCGGGCTGGATCAGGCCGGACAGGACGAGCAGATACAACTGCTGAACAACTCTCTGGCTGCGGCCTTCACTGCCAAGGCGGCTGCAATATCTGACGACCGCCTCCGGGACCTGATGGATCAACTCGAGACGCTCGAGGAGTTGCTTCCAGATGCAACCCACGTGGACATCGACGAGAGCATGGTGCTCGACCTTTCCGGACATCAGATCAGCGGACTCGAGGTCGTGCTTGATGGCGGCAGTCCGCCCACGCCAGCGATGGTGGCTTGGGCTCGCGAGTTGCAGGTGGGCAGCTGGTATCTGTTCGACCGTGGTGGCCATACAGAAACTGTCCAGCTGAGTTGGCATGGCCTTCGGAAGCAACTCAGCCTGTTCGTCACCCCCAAGGGCCGGTGCGTGTTGTTCCAGCAGCACCGGCTCGCAAGCTACCTGCAGGGCGGACTCATCGTGCCGGCGCAGGACGAATCACTCACGGTACGTGCCACACGCAGTGCTCTTGCCAATCTCGACTTCGACGCGTCGCGTTTGATGTCCTAA
- the secF gene encoding protein translocase subunit SecF, which translates to MEFFRIKSDIPFMRHVLVLNAVSFITFLAAVFFIATKGLNPSIEFTGGTLVEVEYASTADINRTRGLVEQLGFGEVQVQKFGTSRDVLIRLPVRGDMKQDAVSTLVFDTLCKAEQGSVATKQYTTPQGEQVSRPACIKAEGTEPLKLTRTEFVGPSVGEELYTNGALALGVTMLGIMAYLAIRFEWKFAVAGIVANLHDVVIILGFFAFFQWEFSLAVLAAILAVLGYSVNESVVIFDRVRESFRKYRKLDTRETIDRAITSTISRTVITHGSTQIMVVSMLLFGGPTLHHFSVALTIGILFGIYSSIFVAAGIVLWLGAKREDLIKLGPAESDPNDPNAGAVV; encoded by the coding sequence ATGGAATTCTTCCGCATCAAGAGCGACATCCCGTTCATGCGCCATGTACTGGTGCTCAACGCCGTGTCGTTCATCACCTTCTTGGCAGCGGTGTTCTTCATCGCCACCAAGGGATTGAATCCGTCGATCGAATTCACCGGCGGCACCTTGGTGGAAGTGGAGTACGCCAGCACCGCTGACATCAACCGCACGCGCGGTCTGGTCGAGCAACTCGGCTTCGGCGAGGTGCAGGTGCAGAAGTTCGGCACCAGTCGCGATGTGCTGATCCGCCTCCCGGTGCGCGGCGACATGAAGCAGGACGCGGTGTCGACCCTGGTGTTCGACACGCTGTGCAAGGCCGAGCAAGGCAGCGTCGCCACCAAGCAGTACACGACGCCGCAGGGCGAGCAGGTCAGCCGGCCGGCCTGCATCAAGGCCGAGGGTACAGAGCCGCTGAAGCTGACACGGACCGAGTTCGTGGGCCCCAGCGTCGGCGAGGAGCTTTACACCAACGGGGCATTGGCGCTGGGCGTCACCATGCTGGGGATCATGGCCTACCTGGCCATCCGCTTCGAGTGGAAGTTCGCGGTGGCGGGCATCGTGGCCAATCTGCACGACGTGGTCATCATCCTGGGCTTCTTTGCGTTCTTCCAGTGGGAGTTTTCGCTGGCGGTGCTGGCGGCCATCCTGGCGGTGCTGGGCTATTCGGTCAACGAGAGCGTGGTGATCTTCGACCGCGTTCGCGAAAGCTTCCGCAAGTACCGCAAGCTCGACACCCGCGAGACCATCGACCGCGCCATCACCAGCACCATCAGCCGCACCGTCATCACGCACGGAAGTACTCAAATCATGGTGGTGTCGATGCTGCTGTTTGGTGGGCCCACCTTGCACCATTTCTCGGTGGCACTGACCATCGGCATCCTGTTCGGCATCTATTCGTCGATCTTCGTTGCCGCCGGCATCGTGCTGTGGCTGGGTGCCAAGCGCGAGGACCTCATCAAGTTGGGGCCTGCGGAGAGTGATCCGAATGATCCCAACGCCGGGGCCGTGGTGTAG